GTCGTCGCCCCCGCCGCGCAGCCAGCCGAGCGGGAGCAGCGGAGCCTCCCTGCCGCCGGCGTCGATCACCGCGACCTGGGCGCCGGGCGCGGCGCCCTCGCGGCCGTCGCCGCCGCGCGGCGCGGGCTCGTCGCGGGGCGCGACGTCGCTGTCCCAGAGCCCGCGCAGGATCGCGATCCGCCCGTCGGCGAGCGCGCCGGCGCCGCGCCAGCGGACGTCCGTGCCCGGGCGGACCGTGCTCCACCGGCCGCTCGGCTGCCGCACGCACACGCTGCCCTCGTCGTCCGCGTCGCACGGCGCGAGCAGCAGGGCGCCGCCGCTCGGGGACACGCGGAGCTCGGCCTCGCCGCTCCGCACGAGGACGGGCGGTTCGCTGCCGAGCGGGCGGCCGGGCTTGACCTGGAGCACGCCGAACGGATCGTGGCGGCCGTCCGGCCCGCCCTCGCCGAGCGCGCAGGCCACCCACGCCGCTCGCCCCGCCCGGCCGACGCCGCAGGCGTTCAGCCAGTCTCCGCGGCCGAAGGGGGCGACCTCCTGGAGCGCGCCGGTGGCGAGATCCAAGCGGGCGAGGACGCCGTGGCTCGCCGTGATCGCGGTGGACGACCACGCCGCGCCGCTCGAGATCGCCGCCTCGAGCGGGTGACGCCCCGTCGCGCGGATCCAGCGGAGCAGCGGCGCGCCTGGGCCGGGCTCCGGCGCGTCGTCCGCGGGGGCGGGCCCGAGCCGCGCCTCGGCGACCAGGATCCGCGCCTCGCGCTGCCCGGACGACGAGGCCCTGCCCTGCGTCACGGCGATCAGCTCGCCGTCGCGCAGACGGACGTCGGCGAGGCGGAGCAGGGCGGCGGGGTCGGCGTCCTCCCCGTCGCCGCCCGGCGACGGCGCCACGGGGCGCCACGACGCGCCGCCGTCCGCCGTGACCGCGAGCCCTGCCGCCTCGAAGAGCCCGGCGCCGTGCCGCGCGTCGCGGAACGCGAGGGCGCGCAGCGGCAGGGCGGGCAAGCCCGGCAGCGTGCGCGGCTGTCCGGTCTCGATGTCGAGGAAGATCGGAACGTCGGAGATGGCGTCCCAGACGGCGACGACGGCGGGACCGCCGCCGATGCGCTGGAGGTCCGTCTCGGAGCGGGCGAGGACCGCCGGCGCGCCGAGCGGGTCATCGAACCGGTAGACACCGCGGACTCCGCGCCCGACGAGCCGCGGGCCGGTTCCGGACGGAACCAGCACGAGCTCGATCAGGGGCTCGGGGCACGCCGCGGTCTCCTGCCGTGCCACGCCGTCGGCCCCGACGAGGACGCGCTGGCCGCCGACCAGCGCGATCGTGCCGCCGGCGACCCGGGGCCCTATCGCGGTCGCGCCGCTCGCGTCGACCCAGCGGGCGGGCACGGGCGCAGGAGGCGGGGGGAGCGCCGCCGCGGGCGCGCCGCGCTCTTGCGGCGCGGGTCGGGGCGGCGCGCCGCCGCAGCGGGCGAGCGCGAGCGCAGCGAGGAGCGCGGCCGCGCGCCGCGACCGGCGCGGTGGCGCTGCGAGGCGGGGAGCGCCCGCCGCTCTGGACTGCATCATCGCGGCTGAGACTACCGTGATTCGCAGGCCGCCGCGGCGCCGAGAGGCTCAGTGGACGGCCGAGCTCACCGGGACCGGGGCGGCCTCGTCCGCCAGCGCGGCCGACCTGCGGGCGAGGAGAGCCATGAGCCCTCTGGCGCCGACCACGGCATGGTCGGACACGCAGTTGTTGAAGATCGCGTGGACCTGCTCCGCCTCCTGGGAGATCCGCGCGACGGTCTCCGCCCACGGAGCGAGCTCCACGGGATCGTAAACGTACCTGAACTTCTCGTTCACGCCGACGGGCGCATCCCAGGTCTCCTCGCGCCGGCCGTGGAAGCGCACAACGGCGAGGCGAGGATCGGCGACGAGGGCCGTGGGAGGCATGCTGTTCTGCTTGCCCTGCGGCTCATCGACGATGACGTAGAATGCGCCGAGGTCCCGGAGGAGATCCACGACGCGCTCGATGCGGCCGGGCATACCCCAGGATCCGTGCCTGAGCTCGACGGCGAACGGGAGCCCTTCCATGCGCCTCCGGCACTCCTCGATGACACGCACGTTGCCGCGCGTCGCCGTGAACCACGGAGGGAACTGGAAGAGCACGTACCCGAGCTTGCCCGCCTGGCGCAGCGGATCGACCGCCATCCGGAAGCGCTCCCAGAGCGCGTCTCGGGTCTCGGCCGGCAGGTCTGCCGGGTAGAGGCGCCGCCGGTCGAAGAGCGAGGCCGGCAGCGCGCCCTGGACGTCCGGGGGGAGGCGGGCGGGCTCCACGGGGTGCTGGGTGAGCGGCGCGAACGCCTTCACGTTGAACACGAAATCAGGCGGAGTCCGCTCGATCCACTGCGCCACCATCCCCGGACGCGGGAGGGCGTAATAGCTCGAGTTGACCTCGACCACGGGGAACTGGGACGCGTAGAACTTCAGCCGTTCTGCCGGGCTCGACACGCCCTTCGGGTAGAATCTATGGCTCTTCACCAGGGTCGGGTCCGTCCACCCGGCGGTCCCGGCGAGGGCGTTGCCGATGCGGGCGGGCACAGGCGCGCACGCCGCGAGGGCCGCGGCGCGCGCGAGACGCTGCTCCTCCTGGTCCTGGTGTGGAGTCTCCTCTGAAGGCGACCGCGGCGGATCGCGCAGGGCTTC
The DNA window shown above is from Sorangium aterium and carries:
- a CDS encoding DUF72 domain-containing protein — encoded protein: MHEEALRDPPRSPSEETPHQDQEEQRLARAAALAACAPVPARIGNALAGTAGWTDPTLVKSHRFYPKGVSSPAERLKFYASQFPVVEVNSSYYALPRPGMVAQWIERTPPDFVFNVKAFAPLTQHPVEPARLPPDVQGALPASLFDRRRLYPADLPAETRDALWERFRMAVDPLRQAGKLGYVLFQFPPWFTATRGNVRVIEECRRRMEGLPFAVELRHGSWGMPGRIERVVDLLRDLGAFYVIVDEPQGKQNSMPPTALVADPRLAVVRFHGRREETWDAPVGVNEKFRYVYDPVELAPWAETVARISQEAEQVHAIFNNCVSDHAVVGARGLMALLARRSAALADEAAPVPVSSAVH